In Candidatus Methylomirabilis sp., the genomic window AGCAGGCCCCCCGGGAGTTCGAGTTCCTCCGGGCGAAGCTCCACGCCTCCCGGGAGCAGCTCGACCAGGCCTACCAGCAGAACGAGCGCCTCGTCCAGGCCCTCCACCAGGCGAAGGAGCAG contains:
- a CDS encoding proteasome ATPase, translated to MSAKKMGDYEAEIEALQAQVKALEEEVYHLRRRLEQAPREFEFLRAKLHASREQLDQAYQQNERLVQALHQAKEQ